From the genome of Pelosinus fermentans DSM 17108:
GTTATCAAGAGCTTTGCGCACAGCAGCAATCTGCAGCAATATTTCAGGGCAATCACGTTCTTCAACAGCCATCTGTTTCACGGCTCTAACATGACCTTCTATTCTAGCTAGTCTATTAATAATTTGCTTCTGATGAACATGTTTGTGGTTTTGCATAAAATACCCCTCCATGCTTTTTATTATATCTCTCATAGGGGGAATATCTCAAGAAAAATATAATATATGTTCTAAATCCTCTAATTTCAAAGGAAAAACAAACTTTTTGTAGAAGTTAAAACCTAGTTAATCAAGCCATAAAAGGAGTGCTAAATCTATGAAAAAGTTGATGATGTCAGTGGTATTACTTTGCCTATTCACTTTAGTAACTTCTAGTGTAAATGCTGGACCAGCCCCAAATCTATCAAGTATTCAGATTACGCACGTTGGTGCTGAAAATACGGATTGGATAGAAGTCCGAGACATCCCCAAAACAACCTTATATGGACAAAATTTTTATATGGCGGTTCGTTTTATTGGCTATCCTGATCCTAATCGCATTTTTTTATATCAAAATGGTAGTAAAATTCCAACAACTCTAGTTACCGAACCTTTTGCCAGAGAGGGCATTGGTAATCCTTATACTGGATGGGTATATCAATTTAAAGTCCCCATTTCCTATGGAAGTGGAACTATTGTAGTACAAGCTGACGGTATACGTGGCGGTACGTATTATAGCACTATTTATGGAGTTAAATCTGTATATCAACCTTAAGCTTATCAAAAGTAAAAGCTTAAGACTCTTTTGAAGAAACGACTTTCATGTGTTCTGTCTTTAAGCTTAAGGTCAATAGTAATCCCATAAAATAAATCAATGCACCAAAGCAATACGCAGATGCAAAACCTCCATGATACTCAATCATCCATCCTGCAAGCCCTGGACCTAGCATTTGTCCTACAGCATAAAAGGCAGAGATAAAACCAATTGCCGCTGAAATATACTTTTGAGGAACCTGATGGGATGCCTTCACTTGAATTAAAGCAAGGATTCCCCCTATGGATGATCCCCAAATGACAGCAGATACAATAAAACTCACCACGTTGTGAAACATAAGAGGAATAAGATCTCCGGCGATAGCCCAAAGCAAGGCTGTAATTAAGGTCCTTTGTGATCCTATTTTATCTGAAATTATTCCCCAAACCGGTCCTCCTGCAATGGCAAAAACTCCTGCTACTGCAAAAATGCCTCCCGCAATGTTATCAGGAATGCCAAGTTCTATCATATAAACAGTTTGATACAAAATTGGAATTAAATATCCTACTCCTACAAGAAAATACAGCCAGGCAATTTTAATCAATTCCTTATTGTGCAGCCATTTTGGTTTTTCCTCGCTGCTGTCTTTTTTATTTGTATGATTAGGATTCTTTAAAACCGGAATAGCAAGTATAATCACACCAAGAGAAACTGCCCCAAACAATAGCCATACTGCACGCCACCCCAGTTCAAGAAATTGTTTAACTATACTCGGAACCAAAATGCCATTTAAAAACATGCCAATTCCTGCCCCGCTCAATAAAATACTCTTTCGGATTTACACCAAATTTTTTCCTGCTTTTAACTAAAAAACTCTCACCTGCTAACATTCCTAATTGCGTTTTCATTCCTTGGAATGTCCATTGAAAGCCTTCTTCAAAGCAAAAAAACAAGTCAATATGAGGTGTCCGGGATATCCCCTGCACTTCCATTCTCTGCGAGAAATTCATATCCGCTGTTTTCAAAATTATATATTCTCCCAAATCCTTCACATACAGGACAATTTTCGTCCATTACATTTATCATTTCATATGGCTTCATCTGCATGTCAAACATTATCATCTCACCCTTTCAGAAATGTACTGCTAAACTTCCTATGAGCTATAACTAATTCAGGAGCCTTTAATCCTTATCTTAATTTCATGTAATTATTAATACTATGATAAGTAATTGATATTAATTATCATATAGATAGTAACAATCTTTACACTGAAAGTCAATAAGATAACGCAATGGATTTATACTTTGGCATTTGTATAGTTTGTATTCTCTTATTATAAGGTTTCCAGCTTTTTCACATATTTTTATTAAGAATGTACAAACTTTATAATAGCTGTTATTACTGTGTTTCCCAAAATTAGGTTAATAGAAAATGGAGGCTTATCAATGGCAAATCATGATACAAAAGCTTATCTTGTTGGGGCTGGTGTCGGTTCTCTGGCGGCCGCTGTTTATTTGATTCGAGATGGTTATTTCCCAGGAAAAAATATCCATATTTTCGAAGAAATGAA
Proteins encoded in this window:
- a CDS encoding metal-sensing transcriptional repressor, producing the protein MQNHKHVHQKQIINRLARIEGHVRAVKQMAVEERDCPEILLQIAAVRKALDNTAKLILKDHLEHCLIHAVQEGEQEKFLKNLQEAIDRYIK
- a CDS encoding MFS transporter, encoding MFLNGILVPSIVKQFLELGWRAVWLLFGAVSLGVIILAIPVLKNPNHTNKKDSSEEKPKWLHNKELIKIAWLYFLVGVGYLIPILYQTVYMIELGIPDNIAGGIFAVAGVFAIAGGPVWGIISDKIGSQRTLITALLWAIAGDLIPLMFHNVVSFIVSAVIWGSSIGGILALIQVKASHQVPQKYISAAIGFISAFYAVGQMLGPGLAGWMIEYHGGFASAYCFGALIYFMGLLLTLSLKTEHMKVVSSKES